One window from the genome of Rhinolophus ferrumequinum isolate MPI-CBG mRhiFer1 chromosome 10, mRhiFer1_v1.p, whole genome shotgun sequence encodes:
- the PRICKLE1 gene encoding prickle-like protein 1 — MPLEMEPKMSKLAFGCQRSSTSDDDSGCALEEYAWVPPGLRPEQIQLYFACLPEEKVPYVNSPGEKHRIKQLLYQLPPHDNEVRYCQSLSEEEKKELQVFSAQRKKEALGRGTIKLLSRAVMHAVCEQCGLKLNGGEIAVFASRAGPGVCWHPSCFVCFTCNELLVDLIYFYQDGKIHCGRHHAELLKPRCSACDEIIFADECTEAEGRHWHMKHFCCLECETVLGGQRYIMKDGRPFCCGCFESLYAEYCETCGEHIGVDHAQMTYDGQHWHATEACFSCAQCKASLLGCPFLPKQGQIYCSKTCSLGEDVHASDSSDSAFQSARSRDSRRSVRMGKSSRSADQCRQSLLLSPALNYKFPGLSGNADDTLSRKLDDLSLSRRGASFVNEDFWKGRVEHETPEDPEEWAEHEDYMTQLLLKFGDKSLFQQQPNEIDIRASEHWISDNMVKNKAELKQNNQSLASKKYQSDMYWAQSQDGLGDSAYGSHPGPASSRRLQELELDHGASGYNHDQTQWYEDSLECLSDLKPEQSIRDSMDSLALSNITGASVDGESKPRPSLYSLQNFEEIEAEDCEKMSNMGTLNSSMLHRSAESLKSLSSELCPEKIMPEEKPVHLPVLRRSKSQSRPQQVKFSDDVIDNGNYDNIEIRQPPMSERTRRRVYHFEERGSRSHHHRRRRSRKSRSDNALNLVTERKYSPKDRLRLYTPDNYEKFIQNKSAREIQAYIQNAELYGRYAHATSDYALQNPEVHRFLGLYGEDDDSWCSSSTSSSDSEEEGYFLGQPIPQPRPQRYAYYTDDLSSPTSALPTPQFGPRTTKSKKKKGHKGKNCIIS; from the exons GTGCGGTATTGCCAGTCTTtgagtgaagaagagaaaaaagaattgcaAGTGTTCAGTGCTCAGCGGAAGAAAGAAGCACTTGGAAGAGGAACGATTAAACTTTTGTCCAGAGCAGTAATGCACGCTGTGTGTGAGCAG TGTGGACTGAAGCTAAACGGAGGTGAAATTGCAGTGTTTGCGTCGCGCGCGGGCCCTGGAGTATGCTGGCACCCGTCCTGTTTTGTCTGCTTCACGTGTAACGAGCTGCTGGTCGACCTCATCTATTTTTATCAGGATGGAAAAATTCACTGTGGCAGGCACCACGCTGAACTGCTCAAACCACGGTGTTCAGCATGTGACGAG ataatttttgcTGATGAGTGCACAGAAGCTGAGGGTCGCCATTGGCACATGAAGCACTTCTGCTGCCTTGAGTGTGAAACGGTCCTGGGAGGACAGAGGTATATCATGAAGGATGGCCGCCCGTTCTGCTGTGGCTGTTTTGAGTCTCTGTATGCCGAGTACTGTGAAACCTGTGGGGAGCATATTG GTGTCGACCATGCACAGATGACCTACGACGGGCAGCACTGGCATGCTACAGAAGCCTGCTTTTCTTGTGCCCAGTGTAAAGCCTCTTTGCTGGGGTGTCCCTTTCTTCCCAAACAAGGCCAGATTTATTGCTCAAAAACATGCAGTCTTGGTGAAGATGTCCATGCTTCTGATTCTTCCGACTCTGCATTTCAGTCCGCTCGATCAAGAGACTCCAGAAGAAGTGTCCGGATGGGCAAAAGCAGTCGGTCAGCGGATCAGTGTAGACAGTCTCTCCTCTTGTCTCCTGCTCTAAACTACAAGTTTCCTGGCCTTTCAGGCAATGCCGATGACACCCTTTCTCGGAAATTGGATGACCTGAGTCTCTCCAGGCGGGGAGCAAGTTTTGTCAATGAAGACTTTTGGAAAGGCAGAGTAGAGCATGAAACCCCAGAAGACCCTGAAGAATGGGCCGAGCATGAAGATTATATGACGCAGCTTCTCCTCAAGTTTGGTGATAAAAGCCTCTTTCAGCAGCAGCCCAATGAGATAGATATTCGAGCCAGTGAGCATTGGATATCTGATAACATGGTTAAAAATAAGGCTGAGTTAAAGCAAAATAACCAGAGCCTTGCAAGTAAAAAATACCAATCTGATATGTATTGGGCCCAGTCACAAGATGGACTTGGAGATTCTGCTTATGGCAGCCACCCAGGCCCTGCAAGCAGTAGACGGCTCCAGGAGTTGGAGCTGGACCATGGGGCTTCGGGATACAATCATGATCAAACTCAGTGGTATGAAGATTCCCTGGAGTGTTTGTCAGACTTGAAACCAGAGCAGAGTATTCGGGATTCTATGGATTCCTTGGCTTTGTCTAATATCACAG GGGCTTCGGTGGATGGAGAAAGTAAGCCGAGGCCATCATTATATTCTCTGCAAAACTTTGAGGAAATAGAGGCAGAAGATTGTGAGAAAATGAGCAATATGGGGACTTTGAACTCTTCCATGCTGCACAGGAGTGCAGAATCCTTAAAGAGTCTAAGTTCAGAGTTGTGTCCAGAGAAAATCATGCCTGAGGAGAAACCAGTACATCTGCCAGTGCTCAGAAGGTCCAAGTCTCAATCCAGACCACAGCAGGTCAAATTTTCAGATGACGTCATCGACAATGGAAACTATGACAACATCGAAATCCGGCAGCCTCCAATGAGTGAGAGGACTCGGAGACGGGTCTACCACTTTGAAGAGAGGGGATCCAGGTCTCATCACCATCGCCGCAGGAGAAGTAGGAAGTCCCGCTCTGACAACGCCCTGAATCTtgtcacagaaagaaaatactcTCCCAAGGACAGGCTGCGGCTGTACACCCCCGATAACTATGAGAAGTTTATACAGAATAAAAGCGCCCGGGAGATCCAAGCGTACATCCAGAATGCGGAGCTCTACGGCCGGTACGCCCACGCCACTTCCGATTATGCGCTGCAGAACCCGGAAGTGCATCGCTTCCTGGGACTCTACGGTGAGGATGACGACTCCTGGtgttcctcctccacctcctcctccgaCTCGGAAGAAGAAGGATATTTTCTTGGACAACCAATTCCTCAACCCCGGCCACAGAGATACGCCTACTATACAGACGACCTTTCTAGTCCAACTTCGGCCCTCCCCACTCCTCAGTTTGGTCCGAGGACAACTAAATCCAAGAAGAAAAAGGGACACAAGGGCAaaaactgtattatttcttaa